The proteins below are encoded in one region of Paraburkholderia phenazinium:
- the aroG gene encoding 3-deoxy-7-phosphoheptulonate synthase AroG produces MPPHNTDDVRIRELKELTPPAHLIREFACEESVSELIYHSRQSMHRILHGMEDRLIVIIGPCSIHDTKAALEYAGRLVEQRKRFAGELEIVMRVYFEKPRTTVGWKGLINDPHMDNSFKINDGLRTARELLLRINELGLPAGTEYLDMISPQYIADLISWGAIGARTTESQVHRELASGLSCPVGFKNGTDGNVKIAVDAIKAASQPHHFLSVTKGGHSAIVSTAGNEDCHIILRGGKTPNYDADSVNGACADIGKAGLAARLMIDASHANSSKKHENQIPVCADIGRQIAGGDERIIGVMVESHLVAGRQDLKEGCELTYGQSVTDACIGWDESLGVLEGLAEAVKQRRVARGSGN; encoded by the coding sequence ATGCCCCCGCACAACACTGACGATGTCCGAATTCGAGAATTGAAAGAACTCACACCGCCCGCCCATCTGATCCGCGAATTCGCCTGCGAAGAGTCGGTGTCCGAGCTGATCTACCATTCGCGCCAGTCGATGCACCGCATCCTGCACGGCATGGAAGACCGCCTGATCGTCATCATCGGACCGTGCTCGATCCACGACACCAAGGCCGCGCTCGAATACGCGGGACGTCTGGTCGAACAGCGCAAGCGCTTCGCGGGCGAGCTCGAGATCGTGATGCGCGTGTACTTCGAAAAGCCGCGCACAACGGTGGGCTGGAAGGGTCTCATCAACGACCCGCATATGGACAACAGCTTCAAGATCAACGACGGCCTGCGCACCGCGCGCGAACTGCTGCTGCGCATCAACGAACTCGGCCTGCCGGCCGGCACCGAATACCTCGACATGATCAGCCCGCAATACATCGCCGATCTGATCTCGTGGGGTGCAATCGGCGCGCGCACGACCGAGTCGCAGGTGCATCGCGAACTGGCCTCCGGCCTGTCGTGCCCGGTGGGCTTCAAGAACGGCACCGACGGCAACGTGAAGATCGCCGTCGACGCCATCAAGGCCGCGTCGCAGCCGCATCATTTCCTGTCGGTGACGAAGGGCGGTCACTCCGCGATCGTCTCGACGGCCGGCAATGAGGACTGCCACATCATTCTGCGTGGCGGCAAGACGCCGAATTACGATGCCGACAGCGTGAACGGCGCCTGCGCCGATATCGGCAAGGCTGGCCTCGCGGCGCGTCTGATGATCGACGCAAGCCACGCCAATAGCTCGAAGAAGCACGAGAACCAGATTCCGGTGTGTGCGGACATTGGCCGCCAGATCGCCGGCGGCGACGAGCGCATCATCGGCGTGATGGTGGAATCGCATCTGGTGGCTGGCCGCCAGGACCTGAAAGAAGGCTGCGAACTAACCTACGGCCAGAGCGTGACCGACGCCTGCATCGGTTGGGACGAAAGTCTCGGCGTGCTGGAAGGCCTGGCCGAAGCGGTCAAGCAGCGCCGCGTCGCTCGCGGCAGCGGGAATTAA
- a CDS encoding type II toxin-antitoxin system RelE/ParE family toxin has protein sequence MQWDKEISWMGSSFDDLLAFPDEARRKAGFQLSKVQAGLDPDDWKPFAIVGSGTREIRISEANGIYRVMYVTKFVEAIYVLHCFQKQSEVTSRHDRGIAEARYRAVINETRTYQ, from the coding sequence ATGCAGTGGGACAAAGAAATTTCCTGGATGGGTTCCAGCTTTGACGATTTATTGGCCTTTCCGGACGAGGCACGCCGGAAGGCCGGTTTCCAACTCAGTAAAGTTCAGGCCGGCCTCGACCCTGACGACTGGAAACCGTTTGCTATCGTCGGCTCCGGTACGCGTGAAATCCGTATCAGTGAAGCGAACGGTATTTACCGTGTGATGTACGTGACGAAGTTCGTGGAAGCCATTTATGTGCTGCACTGCTTCCAGAAACAGAGCGAGGTCACGAGCCGGCACGACCGGGGTATTGCTGAGGCGCGCTATCGCGCAGTGATCAACGAGACAAGGACATATCAATGA
- a CDS encoding helix-turn-helix domain-containing protein, translating into MTIDTKIRHVTKPGANLFLELGFPAEEAAQLHAVSQKEINDTRLLKEQLMTELSTWIDEHHLKQADAAEILKVSRPRVSDVVNKKTTKFTIDTLVEMMSRIGKPVTLEIG; encoded by the coding sequence ATGACCATCGACACCAAAATCCGTCATGTGACGAAACCGGGTGCGAACCTGTTCCTCGAGCTGGGTTTCCCCGCTGAGGAAGCCGCACAGCTGCACGCCGTATCGCAAAAGGAAATCAACGACACGCGGCTCCTCAAGGAACAGTTGATGACCGAACTGTCTACATGGATCGACGAACACCATCTGAAGCAGGCCGATGCCGCCGAGATCCTGAAGGTATCGCGCCCGCGCGTGTCGGACGTGGTCAACAAGAAGACCACCAAATTCACCATCGATACGCTGGTCGAAATGATGAGCCGGATCGGCAAGCCGGTCACGCTGGAGATCGGCTAA
- a CDS encoding cob(I)yrinic acid a,c-diamide adenosyltransferase has product MGHRLSKIATRTGDDGTTGLGDGRRVRKDEARITAIGEVDELNSNLGVLLCENLPENVRLALTAIQHDLFDLGGELCIPGHTIITDKHLAQLDGWLDDYNATLPPLKEFILPGGSRSAALAHVCRTVCRRAERAIVALGQSEAINAAPRQYVNRLSDLLFVLARVLNRVDGGSDVLWQHQRGAK; this is encoded by the coding sequence ATGGGTCACCGTTTGAGCAAGATTGCCACCCGGACGGGCGACGACGGCACCACGGGTCTCGGCGACGGCCGCCGTGTCCGCAAGGACGAGGCGCGGATCACAGCCATTGGCGAAGTGGATGAACTGAACTCGAATCTCGGCGTGTTGCTGTGCGAAAACCTGCCTGAGAACGTGCGCCTGGCGCTGACCGCCATCCAGCACGACCTGTTCGATCTGGGCGGCGAACTTTGCATTCCGGGCCACACGATAATCACGGACAAGCATCTTGCCCAGCTCGACGGCTGGCTTGATGACTACAACGCGACGTTACCGCCGCTGAAGGAATTCATCTTGCCTGGCGGCTCGCGTTCAGCGGCGCTTGCGCATGTGTGCCGGACGGTGTGCCGCCGGGCCGAACGCGCCATCGTGGCGCTTGGCCAGAGCGAGGCAATTAATGCCGCGCCTCGTCAATACGTGAACCGCCTGTCCGATCTGCTGTTTGTGCTGGCGCGCGTGTTGAATCGCGTGGATGGCGGCAGCGACGTCCTCTGGCAGCACCAGCGCGGCGCGAAGTAA
- a CDS encoding FAD-binding oxidoreductase, whose protein sequence is MNHPAPPAPLRRPFPAELLTSLKSAFGERVSIAEAVRAHHGRDESPFDPQLPDAVVFARNTEEVQAIVRLCGQHDVPIIPYGNGSSLEGHLLAVQGGVSIDLSEMNQVLSINAEDLTVTVEPGISRKQLNEALRDTGLFFPIDPGADASIGGMSATRASGTNAVRYGTMRENVLGLTVVLADGRVIKTGTRARKSSAGYDLTRLFVGSEGTLGVITEITLRLYPQPEAVSAAVCTFPSMGDAVRAVIETIQMGVPIARVEFVDSLAIRSINRHSNLTLREAPTLFFEFHGTESGVKEQAETVQEITAQNAGEGFEWATRPEDRSRLWNARHNAYFAMLQLKPGCRAVTTDVCVPISRLAECVVETEQDLLASPLPCPIVGHVGDGNFHVAILIDPNKPEELAEAERLNQRIVQRALRMDGTCTGEHGVGLHKMGFLLEEHGEVAVDTMRSIKHALDPRNLMNPGKIFAWAA, encoded by the coding sequence GTGAATCATCCCGCGCCGCCGGCACCCTTGCGCCGCCCCTTCCCCGCCGAACTCCTCACTTCGCTCAAATCCGCCTTTGGCGAGCGCGTTTCGATCGCCGAAGCCGTGCGCGCCCATCACGGCCGCGACGAATCGCCGTTCGATCCGCAATTGCCTGACGCCGTGGTTTTCGCGCGCAATACGGAAGAGGTGCAGGCCATTGTCAGATTATGCGGGCAGCACGACGTGCCGATCATTCCTTACGGCAACGGTTCGTCGCTGGAAGGGCATCTGCTGGCGGTACAGGGCGGCGTGTCGATCGATCTGTCGGAGATGAACCAGGTCCTGTCGATCAACGCGGAAGACCTTACCGTCACCGTCGAACCGGGCATCTCACGCAAGCAGCTCAACGAAGCGCTTCGCGACACGGGCCTGTTTTTCCCGATCGATCCCGGCGCGGATGCCAGTATCGGCGGTATGTCGGCAACGCGCGCCTCGGGTACGAACGCCGTGCGCTACGGCACGATGCGCGAGAACGTGCTCGGCCTCACCGTGGTGCTGGCTGACGGCCGCGTCATCAAGACCGGTACACGGGCACGGAAGTCGTCGGCGGGGTATGACCTGACGCGCCTTTTTGTGGGCTCGGAGGGCACGCTCGGCGTCATTACCGAAATCACCTTGCGGCTTTATCCGCAACCGGAAGCCGTCTCGGCGGCGGTGTGCACGTTTCCTTCGATGGGCGACGCCGTGCGTGCCGTCATCGAGACCATCCAGATGGGTGTGCCGATTGCACGCGTGGAATTCGTGGATTCGCTCGCCATCCGTTCGATCAACCGCCATTCGAATCTCACGCTGCGCGAGGCGCCCACGCTCTTCTTCGAATTCCACGGCACCGAATCCGGCGTGAAGGAACAGGCGGAAACGGTGCAGGAAATCACCGCGCAAAACGCCGGTGAAGGCTTCGAATGGGCCACCCGGCCGGAAGACCGCAGCCGTCTCTGGAACGCCCGGCACAACGCCTACTTCGCAATGTTGCAACTGAAGCCCGGCTGCCGCGCGGTCACCACTGACGTTTGCGTGCCAATCTCGCGGCTCGCGGAATGCGTGGTCGAAACGGAGCAGGACCTGTTGGCCTCGCCGCTACCCTGCCCGATCGTCGGCCATGTGGGCGACGGCAATTTCCACGTCGCGATCCTGATCGATCCGAACAAGCCCGAAGAACTCGCGGAAGCCGAGCGGCTCAACCAGCGCATCGTGCAGCGCGCATTGCGCATGGACGGCACCTGCACGGGCGAACACGGGGTCGGTTTGCACAAGATGGGCTTCCTGCTGGAAGAACACGGTGAGGTCGCCGTCGATACCATGCGTTCGATCAAGCATGCGCTCGACCCGCGTAACCTCATGAATCCCGGCAAGATTTTCGCGTGGGCCGCTTAG
- a CDS encoding FAD-linked oxidase C-terminal domain-containing protein — translation MNAPAELSAEVLAQRQREVVQALMAVLPTHCLLYREEDTVAYECDGLAAYRRLPLAVALPETESQVQRIVQICHRLDVPIVPRGAGTGLSGGAMPIRHGVVVSLARFRKIVEVDSYARTATAQPGVRNLAISEAAAPYGLYYAPDPSSQIACTIGGNVSENSGGVHCLKYGLTVHNVLRVRAVTMEGEVVEFGSLAPDAPGLDLLAVMIGSEGMFAIVTEITVKLIPKPQTAQVIMASFDDVVKGGDAVAGIIAAGIIPAGLEMMDKPATRAVEEFVKAGYDLDAAAILLCESDGTPEEVADEIVRMTAVLREQGATRIQISRSEQERLRFWSGRKNAFPAAGRISPDYYCMDGTVPRRSIGPLLARIEAMEKKYQLRCMNVFHAGDGNMHPLILFNGNDMDEWHRAEAFGSDILETCVELGGTVTGEHGVGIEKINSMCVQFSPEERDAFHAVKRAFDPPGLLNPDKGIPTRARCAEYGKMHVRGGLLPHPDLPRF, via the coding sequence ATGAATGCACCCGCCGAGCTGTCGGCCGAAGTGCTCGCGCAGCGCCAACGTGAGGTTGTGCAGGCACTGATGGCCGTGCTGCCGACCCATTGTCTGCTGTACCGCGAGGAAGACACCGTCGCCTACGAGTGCGACGGCCTGGCGGCATACCGCCGGCTGCCACTAGCAGTGGCGTTGCCGGAAACCGAATCGCAAGTGCAGCGAATCGTGCAGATCTGCCACCGGCTCGACGTGCCCATCGTCCCGCGCGGCGCGGGCACGGGGCTGTCGGGCGGCGCGATGCCGATCCGTCACGGTGTGGTGGTATCGCTGGCGCGCTTCCGCAAGATCGTGGAAGTAGACTCGTACGCGCGCACCGCGACCGCCCAGCCGGGCGTGCGCAATCTTGCAATCTCCGAGGCAGCCGCGCCCTACGGCCTTTACTACGCACCCGATCCGTCCTCGCAGATCGCCTGCACGATCGGCGGCAACGTCTCGGAAAATTCCGGCGGGGTGCATTGCCTCAAGTACGGCCTCACCGTGCACAACGTGCTGCGCGTGCGGGCCGTTACGATGGAAGGCGAAGTGGTCGAGTTCGGCTCGCTCGCCCCCGATGCGCCGGGGCTCGACCTGCTGGCCGTGATGATCGGCAGCGAAGGCATGTTCGCCATCGTCACCGAAATCACCGTCAAGCTGATCCCCAAGCCGCAGACCGCACAGGTCATCATGGCGAGTTTCGACGACGTGGTGAAAGGCGGAGATGCAGTCGCCGGCATCATTGCAGCGGGCATCATTCCGGCCGGACTGGAAATGATGGACAAACCCGCGACGCGCGCCGTCGAGGAGTTCGTCAAGGCCGGATACGATCTGGACGCTGCGGCGATTCTCCTATGCGAATCGGACGGCACGCCTGAAGAAGTGGCCGACGAAATCGTCCGCATGACGGCGGTGTTGCGCGAACAGGGCGCGACGCGCATCCAGATCTCCCGCTCCGAGCAGGAACGGCTACGCTTCTGGTCCGGACGCAAGAATGCGTTCCCGGCCGCGGGCCGCATCTCGCCCGATTACTACTGCATGGACGGCACCGTGCCGCGCCGCAGTATCGGACCGCTGCTCGCACGCATCGAAGCAATGGAAAAGAAGTATCAGTTGCGTTGCATGAACGTATTCCATGCCGGCGACGGCAACATGCACCCGCTGATCCTGTTCAACGGCAACGATATGGACGAGTGGCACCGGGCCGAAGCGTTCGGCAGCGACATCCTCGAAACCTGCGTCGAACTGGGCGGGACCGTGACGGGTGAGCATGGCGTGGGCATCGAAAAGATCAATTCGATGTGCGTGCAGTTCTCGCCCGAAGAGCGCGATGCGTTCCATGCGGTCAAGCGGGCTTTCGATCCGCCCGGCTTGCTGAACCCTGACAAAGGTATCCCGACGCGGGCACGCTGCGCCGAATACGGCAAGATGCACGTTCGCGGCGGGTTACTGCCGCACCCGGACCTGCCGCGGTTCTAA
- the glcE gene encoding glycolate oxidase subunit GlcE has product MEEDDTVAAWSERIRSATAEGRPLRIRGGGTKDWYGQTLEGDILDTRAHRGIISYDPAELVITARAGTPLLEIEAALADHAQMLPFEPPHFGPSATLGGCIAAGIAGPRRPSTGAPRDFVLGAVIMNGQGQVLHFGGQVVKNVAGYDVSRLLAGSLGTLGLILELSIKVLPLQQAEATLKFDMNGTDAVRKLNEWGGRPLPITASAWRHGTLAVRLGGAEAAVKSARSALGGEVVDAVEAERFWAGLREQTDPFFAAIAPKAALWRLALPSITEPLQLPGAQLMEWGGGQRWWITDTDAQTVRISAKQAGGHATIFRTGQNYDRSAGVFTPLPAPLMKIHRGLKAAFDPARIFNRGRLYPDF; this is encoded by the coding sequence ATGGAAGAGGACGACACCGTCGCCGCATGGTCCGAACGTATCCGTTCGGCCACCGCCGAAGGCCGACCGCTACGCATTCGCGGCGGTGGCACCAAGGACTGGTACGGGCAGACGCTGGAGGGAGACATCCTCGACACGCGCGCGCATCGCGGCATCATTTCCTATGATCCGGCCGAACTGGTCATCACGGCGCGTGCCGGCACGCCGTTGCTGGAGATCGAGGCCGCGCTGGCCGACCACGCCCAGATGCTTCCCTTCGAGCCACCCCATTTTGGCCCCAGCGCCACCCTCGGCGGCTGCATTGCGGCCGGAATCGCCGGGCCGCGCCGTCCATCGACAGGCGCGCCGCGCGACTTCGTGCTCGGCGCGGTCATCATGAACGGTCAGGGCCAGGTGCTGCACTTTGGCGGCCAGGTGGTGAAGAACGTGGCCGGCTACGATGTGTCGCGGCTGCTGGCCGGCTCACTCGGCACGCTTGGACTGATCCTCGAGCTGTCGATCAAGGTGCTGCCGCTGCAGCAGGCCGAAGCCACCCTCAAGTTCGACATGAACGGCACCGACGCGGTCCGCAAGCTCAACGAGTGGGGTGGCCGCCCGCTGCCGATCACGGCCAGCGCCTGGCGCCACGGCACGCTCGCCGTGCGCCTCGGCGGCGCCGAAGCGGCGGTCAAATCGGCGCGCTCGGCGCTCGGCGGCGAAGTCGTCGACGCGGTCGAGGCCGAACGTTTCTGGGCTGGTCTGCGTGAGCAAACGGATCCCTTCTTCGCGGCCATCGCGCCGAAGGCAGCGCTCTGGCGCCTCGCGCTGCCATCCATTACAGAGCCGCTGCAACTACCCGGCGCCCAGCTGATGGAATGGGGCGGCGGCCAGCGCTGGTGGATTACCGACACCGACGCGCAAACCGTACGCATCAGCGCCAAACAGGCCGGTGGCCACGCAACGATTTTCCGCACCGGGCAAAACTATGACCGCAGCGCCGGAGTGTTCACACCGCTGCCCGCACCGTTAATGAAAATCCACCGTGGCCTGAAGGCCGCTTTCGACCCAGCCCGCATTTTCAATCGCGGCCGGCTGTACCCCGACTTCTGA
- the glcF gene encoding glycolate oxidase subunit GlcF, with translation MQTNLADFIRDTADGIEAESILRKCVHCGFCTATCPTYQLLGDELDGPRGRIYLIKQMVEGAEVTRSTQTHLDRCLTCRNCETTCPSGVQYGRLVEIGRKITEEKVTRPFGQRMLRRVLASVVPNSALFTPAMRLGQHVRAFLPKKLRDKVPARQRPLEWPARKHARKMLMLAGCVQPSMMPNVNIATARVLDALGVETIVAPEAGCCGAIRLHLGYNDEALDDIRANIDAWWPHVEEGAEAIVMNASGCGATVKEYGHLLRDDPAYAGKAQRITEMTRDISEVLPEFEEALVAVTRRRSVHTVAFHPPCTLQHGQQLRGKVEHLLTALGIEVRLPADSHLCCGSAGTYSLTQPALSYALRDQKLEKLQAQEPQVIVSANVGCIAHLQSGTSTPVAHWIELVEHMLYA, from the coding sequence ATGCAAACCAACCTCGCCGACTTCATTCGCGACACCGCTGACGGCATCGAAGCAGAATCGATCCTGCGCAAGTGTGTGCATTGCGGTTTCTGCACGGCCACCTGCCCCACCTACCAGTTGCTCGGCGACGAGCTCGACGGCCCACGCGGACGCATCTATCTGATCAAGCAGATGGTCGAAGGCGCGGAGGTGACCCGTAGTACGCAAACGCATCTGGACCGCTGTCTGACCTGCCGCAACTGCGAGACCACTTGTCCGTCGGGCGTGCAGTACGGACGGCTGGTGGAAATCGGCCGCAAGATCACGGAAGAAAAGGTGACGAGGCCCTTCGGTCAACGGATGTTGCGGCGCGTGCTGGCGAGCGTCGTGCCGAATAGCGCACTGTTCACGCCGGCCATGCGGCTCGGCCAGCACGTGCGCGCGTTCCTGCCCAAGAAGCTGCGCGACAAGGTGCCGGCGCGCCAGCGGCCGCTCGAATGGCCGGCGAGGAAGCACGCGCGCAAGATGCTGATGCTCGCAGGATGTGTGCAGCCATCGATGATGCCGAACGTCAACATTGCCACGGCACGCGTGCTGGATGCGCTCGGTGTAGAGACGATCGTGGCCCCGGAAGCCGGCTGCTGTGGCGCGATCCGTCTGCATCTCGGCTACAACGACGAAGCACTCGACGATATCCGCGCCAATATCGACGCCTGGTGGCCGCATGTCGAAGAAGGCGCGGAGGCCATCGTGATGAACGCCTCCGGCTGCGGCGCGACCGTCAAGGAATACGGACATCTGCTGCGCGACGATCCGGCGTATGCCGGGAAAGCACAGCGCATCACGGAAATGACGCGTGATATCTCCGAAGTTCTGCCTGAGTTCGAGGAAGCGCTGGTCGCGGTGACGCGCCGCCGCTCCGTGCATACCGTAGCGTTCCACCCGCCCTGCACACTGCAGCACGGTCAGCAGTTGCGCGGCAAGGTCGAACACCTCCTTACTGCGCTCGGCATCGAAGTGCGCCTGCCGGCCGACAGCCATCTATGCTGCGGCTCGGCCGGCACGTATTCGTTGACGCAGCCTGCGCTGTCGTACGCGCTGCGCGACCAGAAACTGGAAAAGCTGCAGGCTCAGGAGCCACAGGTGATCGTATCGGCCAACGTCGGCTGTATCGCCCATCTGCAAAGCGGCACATCGACGCCGGTGGCGCACTGGATCGAACTGGTCGAGCATATGCTGTACGCGTGA